One Oncorhynchus masou masou isolate Uvic2021 chromosome 27, UVic_Omas_1.1, whole genome shotgun sequence genomic window carries:
- the LOC135516388 gene encoding macrophage-capping protein-like produces MFPNMAAPGQFGPETQEPGLKVWRVEKMKAVLLKQAEVGAFFNGDSYLVLEHRGDQGADLHMWIGEKSSRDEQVACAMLATQLDSFLGGDPIQHRQVQGYESPAFMNLFPRGVSYKEGGVESGFRRPQGGSGPVHRLYQIKGKKNIRAKEVELSWENFNKGDCFILDLGETIFSWIGSQANMFEKQKSREIASLIRDTERHGKARITDVNEGEETPEMLKVLGPMQELAESTPEEDSRADISNSASLYKVSDATGQMKLTNVSEKSPFAKDLLVRDDCFILDNGANGKIFVWKGMGANAEEKREALKMADHFIQQMNYPRMKTQVEILPQGRETIIFKQFFKNWN; encoded by the exons ATGTTCCCCAACATGGCAGCACCCGGACAGTTTGGGCCAGAGACGCAGGAGCCGGGGCTGAAGGTGTGGCGGGTGGAGAAGATGAAGGCGGTGCTGCTGAAGCAAGCTGAGGTTGGAGCCTTCTTCAACGGCGACTCCTACCTGGTGTTGGAGCACAGGGGGGACCAGGGGGCCGACCTACACATGTGGATAG gTGAGAAGTCATCTCGCGATGAGCAGGTGGCGTGTGCCATGTTGGCCACCCAGCTGGACAGCTTCCTGGGTGGTGACCCCATCCAGCACCGGCAGGTCCAGGGCTACGAGTCTCCGGCGTTCATGAACCTTTTCCCCAGAGGGGTCAGCTACAAG GAGGGTGGTGTGGAGTCTGGCTTCAGGCGGCCCCAGGGCGGGTCAGGGCCCGTTCACAGGCTGTACCAGATCAAAGGGAAGAAGAACATCCGTGCCAAGGAGGTGGAGCTGAGCTGGGAGAACTTCAACAAGGGAGACTGTTTCATCCTGGACCTGGGAGAG ACCATATTTTCCTGGATCGGCTCGCAGGCCAACATGTTTGAGAAGCAGAAGTCGCGTGAGATCGCTAGCCTGATCCGTGACACTGAGAGACATGGCAAAGCACGCATCACTGACGTCAATGAGGGGGAGGAGACGCCGGAGATGCTCAAG GTGCTGGGACCAATGCAAGAGCTGGCAGAGAGCACTCCAGAGGAGGACAGTCGCGCAGACATCTCCAACTCCGCCTCCCTCTACAAG GTGTCCGATGCGACAGGTCAGATGAAACTGACCAATGTCTCGGAAAAGAGCCCATTTGCCAAGGACCTTCTGGTGCGCGACGACTGCTTTATTTTGGATAACGGGGCCAACGGAAAGATCTTTGTTTGGAAAG GTATGGGAGCAAatgcagaggagaagagggaggccCTGAAAATGGCAGATCACTTCATCCAACAGATGAACTACCCCAGGATGAAAACGCAG GTGGAGATACTACCACAAGGGAGGGAGACAATCATCTTCAAGCAGTTCTTCAAAAACTGGAACTGA
- the LOC135516387 gene encoding nuclear factor 7, brain-like, protein MATFEMKSILKVSKLKLESSTQSHSIGAVRWNLPEEDLQAHSSAPTSPSKSCAPSTCRLRQHRRQNGLKNLRSLQECVRFINHWKEQVAEVCKSGSDAREGTSKGETPEELKDPRTERSLEESRKLILLWANELTSVDKELKKSPWVQERSGKVEEEEEENRDGEEDPNEEVQQRIMEWAKELQSASESCGVQSDELGKVLRLLGLRKKRLVNLLPLLEFITWSLLKEDCKGVIAHLWLSAKQRTWKAGTARYIPNSVWNWMVSASADVTLDPMTNHSWLQLSDDHRKVQEGISESNLPFSPQRFDAWPGVLGWEGYASGRHYWEVEIANNGYWRVGLTTAGAKRHGRFPMSPQMGYWTLWRSTHQFYACTKPETPLPLGLVAHRMGIYLDYEEGQISFYNAETKSHIYTFTDTFKEKLYPVFSPLDGRTLITVISPHKVSTF, encoded by the exons ATGGCAACTTTCGAAATGAAGAGCATTCTGAAGGTGTCGA AGCTGAAGTTGGAGAGCTCTACCCAGAGTCACTCCATCGGGGCGGTGCGATGGAACCTTCCTGAAGAAGACCTCCAGGCCCACAGCTCAGCCCCTACCAGCCCCTCCAAGAGCTGCGCCCCCTCCACATGCCGCTTACGG CAACATCGTCGTCAAAACGGCCTGAAGAACCTGCGCAGCCTGCAGGAGTGTGTCCGCTTCATCAACCACTGGAAGGAGCAGGTGGCCGAAGTCTGTAAG AGTGGAAGTGATGCAAGGGAAGGCACCAGTAAAGGAGAGACCCCTGAGGAACTGAAAGACCCAAGAACAGAACGCAGTCTGGAGGAGAGCAGGAAACTCATTCTCCTGTGGGCCAATGAGCTCACAAGTGTCGACAAGGAGTTGAAGAAAAGCCCCTGGGTGCAGGAGAGAAGTgggaaggtggaggaggaggaggaagaaaacagggatggagaggaggatccTAACGAGGAAGTGCAGCAGAGGATCATGGAATGGGCCAAGGAGCTGCAGAGCGCCTCAGAG AGCTGTGGGGTGCAAAGCGATGAGCTCGGCAAGGTTCTGCGTCTGCTGGGCCTGAGGAAGAAGAGACTGGTCAACCTCCTGCCCTTACTGGAGTTCATTACCTGGTCACTGCTAAAGGAGGACTGCAAG GGTGTTATTGCTCATCTGTGGCTGTCAGCCAAGCAGCGCACCTGGAAGGCAGGCACTGCAAGATACATCCCTAACTCGGTGTGGAACTGGATGGTCAGTGCATCAG CTGACGTGACCCTTGACCCCATGACCAACCACTCATGGCTTCAGCTCTCCGACGACCACCGAAAGGTCCAGGAGGGCATATCCGAGTCCAACCTGCCCTTTAGTCCCCAGCGCTTTGACGCCTGGCCAGGCGTGTTGGGCTGGGAGGGATACGCCTCTGGACGCCACTACTGGGAGGTCGAAATAGCCAACAACGGCTACTGGCGGGTGGGCCTGACCACGGCGGGCGCCAAACGCCACGGCCGCTTCCCCATGAGCCCGCAGATGGGCTATTGGACCCTGTGGCGCAGCACCCACCAATTCTACGCCTGCACCAAGCCTGAGACGCCCCTGCCCCTGGGTCTGGTGGCCCACCGGATGGGGATCTATCTAGACTATGAGGAAGGACAGATTTCCTTCTACAACGCGGAGACAAAGTCCCACATCTATACATTTACAGACACCTTCAAGGAGAAGCTGTACCCGGTGTTTTCCCCACTGGACGGGCGCACACTCATCACCGTCATCTCGCCGCATAAGGTCTCTACGTTTTGA